Proteins encoded in a region of the Candidatus Nitrosomarinus catalina genome:
- a CDS encoding DUF655 domain-containing protein — protein MYRAQPTSRKYEEYAYVLDFNPRGKSTTVHGREGIIITAIGEDRLTLLEVLGIQNSTFEVGEKIYIGKDGRTKISSVLGKMDYEKISSSAQSELSNVIEKIVTENEVKFVKYLNNAQPLTPRIHALELIPGIGKTYMKTMLEEREKQKFESYLDLQDRVGFKDPIKHISERIMDEISGESRMNLFVKR, from the coding sequence TTGTATCGGGCACAACCCACTTCTAGAAAGTATGAAGAATACGCATATGTTTTAGATTTTAATCCTAGAGGTAAATCTACAACTGTTCACGGAAGAGAAGGGATAATTATCACGGCCATTGGTGAAGACCGTTTAACACTTTTAGAAGTATTAGGTATTCAAAATTCTACTTTTGAAGTTGGAGAAAAAATTTACATCGGTAAGGATGGCAGAACAAAAATTTCATCTGTGTTAGGTAAAATGGATTATGAAAAAATTTCAAGTTCTGCTCAAAGTGAATTATCTAACGTAATAGAAAAAATTGTAACTGAAAATGAAGTTAAATTTGTAAAATATCTTAATAATGCACAACCGTTAACTCCAAGAATTCATGCACTAGAATTAATTCCAGGAATTGGGAAAACATACATGAAAACAATGTTAGAAGAAAGAGAAAAACAAAAATTTGAAAGTTATTTAGATTTACAGGATAGAGTTGGGTTTAAAGATCCAATAAAACATATTTCTGAACGGATAATGGATGAAATTTCTGGTGAAAGTAGAATGAATCTCTTTGTTAAGAGATGA
- a CDS encoding ribosomal RNA small subunit methyltransferase A: MIKRKLLGQHFLNSKSIAEFIVKEAEISKNDVVFEIGTGPGILIPLMCENAQKVISVDTDEKLIKKARSNFSQFNNLTLKSGDGFKQKDTFSIFVSNLPYSKSKDAIEWLAQNSFSHGIIMVQKEFAEKLLATSKNRRAVSIIATYTLDIKKISVVGKNNFSPPPKVDSVVLKISKKTTLDKKLISLINDLFSYRRKTVKNILKQFNKQSTIEKRIDDLSGDEIVNLAKQILKK; the protein is encoded by the coding sequence ATGATAAAACGTAAATTATTGGGACAACACTTTCTTAATTCAAAATCTATTGCAGAATTCATTGTAAAAGAAGCTGAAATTTCCAAAAATGATGTAGTTTTTGAAATTGGAACAGGCCCTGGAATTTTAATTCCTTTGATGTGTGAAAATGCTCAAAAAGTCATATCTGTTGATACTGATGAAAAATTAATTAAAAAAGCAAGATCGAATTTCTCTCAATTTAATAATCTTACACTCAAATCTGGTGATGGATTTAAGCAAAAAGATACTTTCTCAATTTTTGTCTCTAATTTACCCTATTCAAAAAGTAAAGATGCAATTGAATGGTTGGCACAAAATTCTTTTTCACATGGGATAATTATGGTTCAAAAAGAATTTGCAGAAAAATTACTTGCGACATCAAAAAATCGTAGGGCTGTTAGTATTATTGCAACATACACACTAGATATTAAAAAAATTTCTGTAGTTGGAAAGAATAATTTTTCTCCACCACCTAAGGTTGATTCTGTAGTCCTGAAAATATCGAAAAAAACTACTTTAGATAAAAAATTAATTTCTTTAATTAATGATTTATTTTCTTATAGGAGAAAAACTGTAAAAAATATTCTAAAACAATTCAATAAACAAAGTACAATAGAGAAACGTATTGATGATCTTTCAGGAGATGAAATAGTTAATCTTGCCAAACAAATTCTTAAAAAATGA
- a CDS encoding HemK2/MTQ2 family protein methyltransferase → MPNKFLKNDEYPPSEDTFFVANNIENEKGRCALDIGSGSGYLTKLLCKNFSFVIGTDINYRVLQNQSSYKTDNLICCNSSDALKIKFDFIVCNLPYLATDKILDIATDGGSEGFEIPKKIFDSAIPNLKKNGKFIFVTSSLSNYSKLIDYSKKLGLTTKIIAQKKLFFEELILVEARN, encoded by the coding sequence TTGCCAAACAAATTCTTAAAAAATGATGAATATCCTCCATCTGAGGATACCTTTTTTGTTGCTAATAATATTGAAAATGAAAAAGGTAGATGTGCTTTAGATATTGGAAGTGGCTCTGGATATTTAACAAAATTACTTTGTAAAAATTTTTCATTTGTGATTGGAACTGATATTAATTATAGAGTACTGCAAAATCAAAGTTCTTACAAAACAGATAATCTGATTTGCTGTAATAGTTCTGATGCATTAAAAATAAAATTTGATTTTATTGTTTGCAATTTACCTTATTTGGCCACAGATAAAATTTTAGATATTGCCACTGATGGTGGTTCAGAAGGTTTTGAAATTCCTAAAAAAATATTTGATTCTGCCATACCTAATCTTAAAAAAAATGGAAAATTTATTTTTGTTACTTCTTCATTATCTAATTATTCAAAATTAATAGATTATAGTAAAAAATTAGGCTTAACCACAAAAATTATTGCTCAAAAGAAACTTTTCTTTGAAGAATTAATTCTTGTAGAGGCAAGAAATTAA
- a CDS encoding isocitrate/isopropylmalate dehydrogenase family protein, with protein sequence MSKKAAVMKGDGIGPEVVDSMLRVLKECNFQSELILCEAGSEQWEKNGRKDASYIPDSTMKTLEEADCCFKGPTTTIPIPGAPRSVAVTLRQKFDLYANIRPTKTYDRLTPNRKLDCVCFREATEGLYTGVEAKITDDAAIAIRKITRQGSRRLIESAVDWANKFEMKKMVAITKRNILKQTDGIFWDETQKAVEGTGIELSEIYIDNMAQQMVIATEQFNGSVLVSTNLFMDIISELASALVGSIGLIYSANIGNDYAMFEAAHGSAPQFAGQNKVNPTATVLSGAWMADYLGEREVRDAIFSATEQVINEGKTVTWDIGGNATTTQMTDAIIAYAKNNLRK encoded by the coding sequence ATGAGTAAAAAAGCTGCTGTAATGAAAGGAGATGGAATTGGACCAGAAGTGGTTGATTCAATGTTAAGAGTTCTAAAAGAATGCAATTTCCAATCAGAATTAATTTTATGTGAAGCAGGTTCAGAACAGTGGGAAAAAAATGGTAGAAAAGATGCATCATATATCCCAGATTCAACAATGAAAACATTAGAAGAAGCAGACTGTTGTTTTAAAGGACCAACTACAACGATCCCTATTCCAGGTGCACCTAGAAGTGTTGCAGTCACATTAAGACAAAAATTTGATCTTTATGCAAACATCAGACCAACAAAAACTTATGATAGATTAACACCAAATAGAAAACTTGATTGTGTATGTTTTAGAGAAGCAACTGAAGGTCTCTACACAGGTGTAGAAGCAAAAATTACAGATGATGCAGCAATTGCAATAAGAAAAATCACTAGACAAGGAAGCAGAAGATTAATTGAATCTGCAGTGGATTGGGCAAATAAATTTGAAATGAAAAAAATGGTAGCAATTACAAAAAGAAATATCTTAAAACAAACTGACGGAATATTTTGGGATGAAACCCAAAAAGCAGTAGAAGGTACAGGAATTGAATTATCTGAGATATACATAGACAACATGGCACAGCAGATGGTAATTGCAACTGAACAGTTTAACGGTTCAGTATTAGTCAGTACCAATTTATTTATGGATATTATTTCAGAACTTGCATCAGCATTAGTAGGTTCTATTGGATTGATTTATTCAGCCAATATTGGAAATGATTATGCAATGTTTGAAGCTGCACATGGAAGTGCACCACAATTTGCAGGGCAAAATAAAGTAAATCCTACAGCTACAGTATTGTCAGGTGCATGGATGGCAGATTATTTAGGTGAAAGAGAAGTAAGAGATGCAATATTTTCTGCAACTGAACAAGTAATCAATGAAGGTAAAACAGTTACATGGGATATTGGCGGAAATGCAACCACAACTCAAATGACAGATGCGATTATTGCATATGCAAAAAATAATTTAAGAAAATAG
- a CDS encoding RNA polymerase Rpb4: MEEVQKKQAISLSEVKEILGKVDVEEMDQIQRWTYDYVSKFVTIDSKDAKDMKKKLIKDCELTEDEAVEIVNIRPTSMAELRSFTFGWKKLILAETLEKMLKIIQEHS; the protein is encoded by the coding sequence ATGGAAGAAGTACAAAAAAAACAAGCAATTTCACTTTCTGAAGTAAAAGAAATTTTGGGTAAGGTTGATGTTGAAGAAATGGATCAAATACAACGTTGGACATATGATTATGTTTCAAAATTTGTAACAATTGATTCAAAAGATGCAAAAGACATGAAAAAGAAGCTTATCAAAGATTGTGAATTGACAGAAGATGAAGCAGTTGAAATTGTAAATATCCGACCAACAAGTATGGCCGAATTACGTTCATTTACTTTCGGTTGGAAAAAACTAATCCTTGCTGAAACCCTGGAAAAAATGCTCAAAATAATCCAGGAGCATTCTTAA
- a CDS encoding 50S ribosomal protein L21: MATKKSHGRSHGFKHKSRSVMTKKSPRGVSFLLREYQEGQQALVIIDPRQHKGLPHRRYHGKVGVITNVGRRAITLSVKLGDKPKTLITRLDHIKPFGV, from the coding sequence ATGGCAACTAAGAAGTCTCATGGTCGTTCACATGGATTTAAACATAAATCTAGATCTGTAATGACAAAAAAATCTCCTAGAGGAGTATCATTTTTGTTACGTGAATACCAAGAAGGCCAACAAGCACTTGTCATTATTGATCCTAGACAGCATAAAGGATTGCCACATAGAAGATATCATGGAAAAGTCGGTGTTATCACCAATGTAGGCAGACGTGCTATAACATTAAGTGTGAAATTGGGAGATAAACCAAAAACCTTAATCACTAGGTTAGATCACATAAAACCATTCGGTGTATAA